The genomic interval GGGGGAGATAGGACTGGAGGTCGACATCCGCGCAGTCGAAGCCCGCGGCGCGATCGTCCTCGCAGACCACCTCGGCCGATGTCACGGCGGCGGGCGGAGTCCCGGGGCGTAGCCAGGCCGGACCCGACCAGGAGCCGTCCTCCGCGGCCTCGTAGACGGCCGCGAGCCCCGCGCTCCCCTCGGATGCGGGGCTGCCGATCACGGCGAGGCCGGAGCGGAGGGCCACGGCGGACCCGAAGCCCGCGACGAGCGCCGCGCCCTCGGGCGAGAAAGCGTGGGCCGCGCGCCATTCCCTGTCCGCGTTCGCGCGGGTGAAGGCATCGACCCGGCCCCGGCCGTCCACCGCTCCCGGGGCTCCGACGATGAGTTCGTCTCCGGCGGCGGCGAGCGCGGTCCCGAAACGCTGGCCCGGCCCGGGATCGCCCGGGAGCAGCGTCGCCGCCTCGGCCCAGTCCCCCCCCGCCCCTCGGGCGAAGAGCACGACCCGGCCGACCGATCCATCCTCGGAGGGCGCGCCCACGGCGAGTTCGTCATCGCCGATGAAGAGGACGCTGGAGCCCAGGCCGGCGCCCCCGCCGAGCGCGGGCGAATCGAGCGCCGCCTCGCGGCCCCACGCCCCGTCGGCCCCGCGCGCGAACAGGTACACCGTGCCCGAGCTGCCCTGTCCCGGCGCTCCGACCGCCGCCAGCCCCCCGCGCACCGCCATTGCCGCCCCGTATCGCGCGTTCGCCCTGAGCTCTTCCGCCTCCAGCGAGCCCCCGGCGCTCCACGCGCCTTCCGGCCCGCGCGCATAGATTCGAACCACGGTGCCGCCGCCCTGTCCGCCCGGCGCCGAGACGAGCGCCACATCCCCGTCCGCCGCGACGACGCGCGCCGGCGGCTGCAGGATCGCCATCACCCGACCCATGCTCATCTCTTCGGGCGCCGCGGCGGCTTCGGCCCGGAGCGGCAGGCTGCCCGACTCCGCCCAGGCGCCATCCGCGCCGCGGGCGAACCCGTACGCGCCGATCATCACCTGCGGATCCCCGCTCGCCGCGAGGAATCCGCCCTCCACCGGCGCCAGCGTACGGCCGAACGACTCCCCGAGCAGCGAGCCCGCAGACCACAGTTCCTGGACCTGCGCCCAGCCGCTCCCGTCGTTTTCGAACACGAGCACCGACGCGGGACCCCGGCCGAACGCCGGCTTGAGGACGAGGATCTCGTCCGCCGCCGCCGCCCACACCGCGGCCCCGAACCCATCCTGCGCCGCCACCGATCCGGTCGCGGCCGCGAACATCGCGAGCCAGACAACGCACTTTCTCATCATGCTCCCCCGTTCAAGCGATCCGCCGCCGCATGCTTCACTCCGCGAGCCGCGCGTTGATGAGCCGGTTCATGCTCACCCCCTGCTCGGCCGCCTGCATTGCGAGGGCGCGGTGGACTTCCGGCGGCACGCGGACCATGAACTTCCCGCTGTATGCCCGATGGGCCAAGGGTTCGGGAGGCGTCTCGCCGCTTCGTCGCACGTCCTCGAGACTGTCCCGTACGACTCGCTGGATCCCGGACAACGCTTCCTCCGGCGTTGACGCCAGCCAGCTGAGGGAAGGAAACTCGACACACAGCCCGACGTGCTCGCTGTCCTCGACGGACCATGTGATTCGATAGGTATAATGGTCGCTCACGTGATGCCCTCGAGTTTCTCGATCGCCTTGATCACCTGGCGTACCTGGTACGCCTTCGCCATGCCGTTCGCATTCTGGATGTTCACGCGGGTCGCCGGGCCAGGGTGTCCGGTAGACTCGATGGGCCGTGCCTCTCTGGCGTGGCGCGCCAAAGTACGCTTCGCACACCTTGGCGAGTTCGGAGAACCGAACGCCCTTGGGGTTCCGGCGGAGCTTGGCGAGGATCGCCGTAGTGTCCCGCGTCACATGATACCTTTATTGATACTATTCATCAAGCCGGGCCGTGACCCAGAGCCAGTGACCACCGGTTGTCGCGGGTGGCGGGTGCGGGCGGTGCTGAGGCGCCAGACTCGAGGAGTGCTACGCCTCGCCGTGCACGGCGGCGGCGAGGGCGGCGGACAACTCCGCGAAGGCGGCCTCGCTGCGG from Candidatus Palauibacter polyketidifaciens carries:
- a CDS encoding choice-of-anchor B family protein — its product is MRKCVVWLAMFAAATGSVAAQDGFGAAVWAAAADEILVLKPAFGRGPASVLVFENDGSGWAQVQELWSAGSLLGESFGRTLAPVEGGFLAASGDPQVMIGAYGFARGADGAWAESGSLPLRAEAAAAPEEMSMGRVMAILQPPARVVAADGDVALVSAPGGQGGGTVVRIYARGPEGAWSAGGSLEAEELRANARYGAAMAVRGGLAAVGAPGQGSSGTVYLFARGADGAWGREAALDSPALGGGAGLGSSVLFIGDDELAVGAPSEDGSVGRVVLFARGAGGDWAEAATLLPGDPGPGQRFGTALAAAGDELIVGAPGAVDGRGRVDAFTRANADREWRAAHAFSPEGAALVAGFGSAVALRSGLAVIGSPASEGSAGLAAVYEAAEDGSWSGPAWLRPGTPPAAVTSAEVVCEDDRAAGFDCADVDLQSYLPLASIGAEPGERVSDAWGWTDPETGREYGLVGRSGGAAIVDVTDAVNPLYLGVIPANRSGARDLKVYADHLFFTGDGAGAHGLVVFDLTRLRDVANPPVEFAPDLRWDGIGSAHNLIIDTGAGTAFTVSTSGDGHTCGGGLVMIDIREPLAPEFAGCYTDTEGLIFQGRTHDAQCLVYDGPDTDYRGRELCFASNETALRIVDVTDKANPRPISAAAYPGVAYIHQGWLSDDRRYFFLDDELDELVGTTDRTKTIVWDVTDLDDPVVIADYYGPNNATDHNLYVKGDRMYQANYQAGFRVIDISDPENLREVGYFDTTPYGADPPGFNGAWTAFPWFESGTVLVTSMLEGVFLLKPRRTELVP
- a CDS encoding toxin-antitoxin system HicB family antitoxin, which encodes MSDHYTYRITWSVEDSEHVGLCVEFPSLSWLASTPEEALSGIQRVVRDSLEDVRRSGETPPEPLAHRAYSGKFMVRVPPEVHRALAMQAAEQGVSMNRLINARLAE